The following proteins come from a genomic window of Vicia villosa cultivar HV-30 ecotype Madison, WI unplaced genomic scaffold, Vvil1.0 ctg.002629F_1_1, whole genome shotgun sequence:
- the LOC131639430 gene encoding 25.3 kDa vesicle transport protein SEC22-1-like — protein MVKITIVARASDGLPLAQGLRYVNEENPYLSFYKQQAEFILQEISKGALSYSMMTILIDHYCFNFLVENGVVYIVLCELAYPRKLAFHYLQDIQKEFEKFDKTLIGKITRPYSFVKLDGIIAKFSRQYIDTRTQANLSKLNLKRKQDLEIVTEEMSHILERRRNSERIRGLQVSPEPASSIWCSPRLEVIAMKWTPIMIVLITSIVLVWASLVLTNDYVI, from the exons ATGGTTAAGATAACAATAGTTGCAAGGGCAAGCGATGGATTACCTCTAGCACAAGGACTAAGATATGTGAATGAAGAAAATCCCTATCTTTCATTTTACAAGCAACAAGCTGAGTTTATACTCCAAGAAATTTCAAAAGGAGCCTTGTCATATTCCATGATGACCATTCTCATTGACCATTACTGCTTCAA TTTCTTGGTAGAAAATGGAGTTGTTTATATTGTTTTGTGTGAGTTGGCATACCCAAGAAAGCTAGCATTTCATTACTTACAAGACATACAAAAAGAGTTTGAGAAGTTTGATAAAACCCTCATAGGCAAAATCACAAGACCATACAGTTTTGTCAAATTAG ATGGTATAATTGCAAAGTTTAGTAGACAATACATTGATACAAGAACTCAGGCTAACTTATCAAAACTTAATCTCAAAAGGAAGCAAGATTTAGAAATTGTTACAGAAGAAATGTCCCACAttttagaaaggagaagaaattcAG AAAGAATAAGAGGGTTACAAGTTAGTCCTGAACCTGCATCCTCAATATGGTGTTCACCACGCCTTGAG GTGATTGCTATGAAATGGACACCAATTATGATTGTTTTGATTACTTCTATTGTTCTAGTATGGGCTAGCTTAGTACTCACAAACGACTATGTTATTTGA